One segment of Trachemys scripta elegans isolate TJP31775 chromosome 1, CAS_Tse_1.0, whole genome shotgun sequence DNA contains the following:
- the LOC117885136 gene encoding gamma-aminobutyric acid receptor-associated protein-like 1, with the protein MKFQYKEDHPFEYRKKEGEKIRKKYPDRVPVIVEKAPKARVPDLDKRKYLVPSDLTVGQFYFLIRKRIHLRPEDALFFFVNNTIPPTSATMGQLYEDNHEEDYFLYVAYSDESVYGK; encoded by the exons ATGAAATTCCAGTACAAAGAAGATCATCCTTTTGAATACAGAaaaaaagaaggggagaaaatCAGAAAGAAATATCCAGACAGGGTCCCT GTTATTGTGGAGAAGGCACCCAAAGCAAGAGTACCTGACCTGGACAAGAGGAAGTACCTTGTGCCTTCTGACCTCACAG ttGGCCAGTTCTACTTCTTAATCCGAAAGCGGATCCACTTGAGGCCGGAGGATGCCCTATTCTTCTTTGTCAATAACACCATCCCTCCCACCAGTGCTACTATGGGTCAGCTGTATGAG gatAACCATGAGGAGGACTATTTTCTCTATGTGGCCTACAGCGATGAGAGTGTCTACGGCAAGTGA